The genomic region TTGATGCGGGCGCCGGCGGCGCGCACCTCGGCGATGAGCTTCTCGTGCCGCGGCCGGTCGAGGATCACCACCGTGAGGTCCTCGACGTACTTGTCGAGGCAGTCGGCGACGCGGCGCAGGTTCTCGGTGGGGCTCTTCGTCAGGTCCACGCAGCCGCGCGCGCCGGGCCCCACCGCGATCTTCTCCATGTAGCAGTCGGGGGCGCGCAGCAGCTTCCCCTTCTCCCCCATGGCGATGACGCTGATGGCGTTGGCGGCGCCGGTGGCGCAGAGGTTCGTCCCCTCGAGCGGATCCACCGCGATCTCGATCTCGAGGTCCCCCGGGTGGCAGCGCCCCACCCGCTCCCCGATGTAGAGCATGGGGGCCTCGTCCCGCTCCCCCTCGCCGATCACCACCTCGCCGTGGATGTGCAGGTCGTTGAACGCCTTGCGCATCGCCTCCACGGCGGCCAGGTCGGCGCCGTTGCGGTCGCCGCGGCCCATGAGCCGGGCCGAGGCCAGCGCGGCGGCCTCGGTGATTCGGGCGACTTCGAGCGCGAGGTTGCGGTCCATGGTTCGTTCCCCCGTGTCCTGATCCTAGGTGGCGACGTCCTCGCCCGGCAGGAGCCGGTCGAGCAGCGCGCGCGGCATCCGCTGCACCCGCCCGTCGAGGTCCACGCAGGCGTGGACGGTGTGCCCGGTGGCGAGCAGCTCCTCGCCCCGGAGGACTCGATAGCCGAAGCGGGCCGAGGCGCGCCGCACCTCGGTGAGGCGGACCTCCACCCGGAGGAGATCGTCGTACCGCGCCGGCGACCGGTAGCTCACCTGGGCGTCCACGACCGGGAGGGCCAGCCGGTGCAGCTCCTCGAAGTCGCGGTAGCGCAGCCCCTTCGCCCGGATGAACTCGTTCCGCCCCGCCTCGAAAAATCTCAAATAATTCGCGTAATATACGATCCCCATTTTGTCCGTATCGCCGTAGATCACGCGGAGCTCGGTCGCGACCATGGGGGCGGGGCCTAGATCGCCTCGATGCGGATGAGCCGCGTCGGCGCGACGGTGATCCCGAACCCGGCGATCTCGGCCATGGCGGCGGACATGTCCGCCTCGCGCGCGTCGTGCGTGACGATGACGAGCGGCACCGCCGCGCCCGCGGTCCCCTGCTCGCGCTGCTGGACGGCGGCGATGGAGATGTTCCGCTGCGCCAGCGTGCTCGCGACCCGCGCCAGCACGCCCGGCTCGTCCTTCACCGAGAAGCGCAGGTAGTAGCCGGCCCGCACCTCGCCGTGCGGCAGGAGCCCGACCCGGGCGTCGCCGTGCGGCAGCGGGACCCGCCCCGGGCTCGAGGCCACGACGTTGCGGGTGAGGTCGATGATGTCGGACACCACCGCGCTGCCGGTCGGCATGGCGCCCGCGCCCTGCCCGATGAGCATGGAGGGGCCGAGCGCCTCGGAGTGGAGCAGCACCGCGTTCATGGCGCCGCGCACCCCGGCGAGGAGCGAGCCGGCGGGGATGAAGGCCGGGTGCACCCGGGCCTCGACCGCGTCGGGCTGGCCGGGCGTGGAGACCCGCCGCGCGATCGCGAGGAGCTTGAGCGCGTAGCCGAACTCCTCGCCCCAGGCGAAGTCCTCCGGCGTGAGCGCCAGGATCCCCTCGGTGAGCACGTCGGCCGGCTTCACCCGCACCCCGAAGGCGAGCTGCGCCAGGACGCAGAGCTTCTGCGCGGCGTCGCCGCCGGAGACGTCGAGGGTCGGGTCGGCCTCCGCGTAGCCGAGCCGCTGCGCCTCGGCGAGCGCGGTCGAGAGCGGCTCGCCCTTCTCGGCCATGGCGGTGAGGATGTAGTTGGTGGTGCCGTTCACGATGCCGTGGAGCGCCGTGATCCGGTCCGAGGCGAGCGCCTCGCGCAGGGTGCGGATGACCGGGACGCCGCCGCAGACCGCGCCCTCGAAGTAGACGTCCACGCCCTTCTCGAGCGCGAGCTTGAAGATGTCGTCGCCGCGCGCGGCGAGCAGCGCCTTGTTGGCGGTGACGACGTGCTTGCCGCGCTCGAGCGCCCCCTGGACCAGCCGGAACGCCTGCTCCACGCCGCCCACCAGCTCCACCACCACCTCGATCGACGGATCCTCGAGCAGATCCTCGAAGCGGGTGGTCAGGAGGGCCGGGTCGAGCTCCACGGGCCGCGCCTTGTCCGGGTCGCGGATGGCGACGCGCCGCACCACGATCCGCGCGCCGAGCCGGGACTCGATGTCGCGCGCGTGGCGCTGCAGGATGGAGAGCACCCCGCCACCCACCGTGCCGAACCCGGCGATCCCGATTCCCACCTCGCGCATGGCGCTCCTCTCCTCCTTGCCGCCGGCGGCCGAAGGAGCCGCCGGGACCCATCTCTTTACCAGAACGGCGGGCGCGGCGGACCGGTCAACGACCGGCGGCCCCGCCGCGCGCCGCGGCCCGCGACCGCGCCTCGCCGAGCGCCTCGGCCGCAGCCACGCGGACGCCCTCGTCCGGATGCCCCGAGGCGACGGTGAGCAGGTACGCCTGGGCCTCCACCCCGCCGAGATCCCCGATCACCCGCGCCAGCCGCGCCGTCAGCTCGGGACCGCGCCGGAGCGAGAGCTCGATCAGCGGATCGACCGCCCGCTCGTCGCCCAGCTGCCCGAGCGCCCCGACGGCGCGCTCCACCAGCTCCGGGTCGTCGTCGCGCAGCCGCTCGATGAGCCCGGGGACGGCGGCGGCGTTCTTGCGATCGGCCAGCGCCCGGACCGCGCTGTCGCGCACCCGACGCTCCGGCGAGCGCAGGTCCGCGAGGAGGTCGCGGTCCGACTTCCGCTCCTCGAGCAGGTCGAGGGCGATCGACTGGGCGGCCCCGCCGAGCGCGCTCGCGAGCGCGCGGCGGAACGCCGGCCCGAGCCCCGCCTCGCCCGGCTCGGGCGCGCTGGCGCCGCGGGCGCGGGCGCGCAGCGCCGGCTCGTCGCCGTCGGCCGGCGACGCCTCGAGCTCCACCACCACCGCCACGCTGCCGGCCGCGCCCGGCTCCGCCGCGCTCGCGAGCACCGCCGCGCGGCCGAAGAAGGGACGCCAGTCGCGCGCCGCCTCTCCCGACGCCGGGAGCGGCTCGAACCCCGCCCCGAGCAGCGCCTGGCGCGCCGCCTCGCGGACCGCCTCCGCGCCGACGCCCACGAGCAGCAGCCGATCGCCGGCCGCGCTCTGCGACACCACGACGCGCTCCAGCCCGAGGTGAGGCGCCCGGCGGCAGCCCCCGCACAGGAGCAGCCCGAGCGCGACCACCAGGGCGGCGGGCCGAGCCACGCCCTTCAGTGCTCCCACCCAGGCATGCTGCCTACTCCGAGCGACGATCCTCTCGCTGCGGCGGGCGGCCTCGTCGGTGCGCTGCTCGGCGTAGCGCTGCTACGCCTCCGCGGCTCCCTCCTCGGGCGCCCACCTCGCTTCGGTCTCGTCGCTCTCGTCACGTCATCGTGCCTGGGTAG from Anaeromyxobacter paludicola harbors:
- the glpX gene encoding class II fructose-bisphosphatase, with translation MDRNLALEVARITEAAALASARLMGRGDRNGADLAAVEAMRKAFNDLHIHGEVVIGEGERDEAPMLYIGERVGRCHPGDLEIEIAVDPLEGTNLCATGAANAISVIAMGEKGKLLRAPDCYMEKIAVGPGARGCVDLTKSPTENLRRVADCLDKYVEDLTVVILDRPRHEKLIAEVRAAGARIKLIGDGDVSGAINTCFPDTGVDVLMGIGGAPEGVIAAAALRCVGGDMQGRLVFRNDRERERAAQMGVREPEKVLSIEELAGGNVMFAATGVTNGDFLKGVRFTGEGARTHSVVMRSKSGTIRYIETEHRFRHKPNYGW
- a CDS encoding HEAT repeat domain-containing protein, which codes for MARPAALVVALGLLLCGGCRRAPHLGLERVVVSQSAAGDRLLLVGVGAEAVREAARQALLGAGFEPLPASGEAARDWRPFFGRAAVLASAAEPGAAGSVAVVVELEASPADGDEPALRARARGASAPEPGEAGLGPAFRRALASALGGAAQSIALDLLEERKSDRDLLADLRSPERRVRDSAVRALADRKNAAAVPGLIERLRDDDPELVERAVGALGQLGDERAVDPLIELSLRRGPELTARLARVIGDLGGVEAQAYLLTVASGHPDEGVRVAAAEALGEARSRAAARGGAAGR
- a CDS encoding acyl-CoA thioesterase: MVATELRVIYGDTDKMGIVYYANYLRFFEAGRNEFIRAKGLRYRDFEELHRLALPVVDAQVSYRSPARYDDLLRVEVRLTEVRRASARFGYRVLRGEELLATGHTVHACVDLDGRVQRMPRALLDRLLPGEDVAT
- a CDS encoding homoserine dehydrogenase; translated protein: MREVGIGIAGFGTVGGGVLSILQRHARDIESRLGARIVVRRVAIRDPDKARPVELDPALLTTRFEDLLEDPSIEVVVELVGGVEQAFRLVQGALERGKHVVTANKALLAARGDDIFKLALEKGVDVYFEGAVCGGVPVIRTLREALASDRITALHGIVNGTTNYILTAMAEKGEPLSTALAEAQRLGYAEADPTLDVSGGDAAQKLCVLAQLAFGVRVKPADVLTEGILALTPEDFAWGEEFGYALKLLAIARRVSTPGQPDAVEARVHPAFIPAGSLLAGVRGAMNAVLLHSEALGPSMLIGQGAGAMPTGSAVVSDIIDLTRNVVASSPGRVPLPHGDARVGLLPHGEVRAGYYLRFSVKDEPGVLARVASTLAQRNISIAAVQQREQGTAGAAVPLVIVTHDAREADMSAAMAEIAGFGITVAPTRLIRIEAI